TCTTTGTTGTCCCCCTTTTACTAAAGCGATCGCGTGTTTCAATCAGTCAGGGAGGCGAGGGGATACGATTATCGATCGAGCTTTAGATCGGCTCGGATTGCGGCGGGTTGGGAACGGAAGCCTCAGTTAAAACGGATTTGAGGTGCGATCGCGCGGTTAAGTGGCAGCGCGCAATTAGCAGCGAGGAGTGACAGCGCACGGCGAGTTCGTCGGTGTAACTGCCCAGGGTATGCCGTTCGATTCCCCATTCGCGCGTCGTTCCCGCTAAGGTGAGATCGACGTTAGCTGAGGCTTGAATGACAGCTTCTAAAGGTTGACTATTTCCGACGGCGACGATTTCGAGACGCGATCGCGCAGCGGGGGGGAGTGAGTCGAGCAAACGTTGCAATTCGTGGGTTAATGCTTGCGATGGTTCGGCTTCGGGTTCCGGGCGCAAAATCGTCAGCTGTCGGGAGTCGTCGTTCACGAGTAGGCGCAAGGCTAACTCCAGGGCTAAATCGTCGTGAACGTTGGCAGCGTAAGGAACCAGGAGGGTATTGAGGCGAGTGCGCCCGCGATCGACGAATACCGCCACATCTACGGGCGCGCCGCGCAGAATCTGCCCGACTCTACCGCCTAAACGATTGCTGCTGAATGTCGGGCGATGCCAACCGACGAGGATTAAGTCGGCGCGATCGAGGCGGGCGATTTGGATGGTTTCGCGCGCCACATCGTTTGTCGTGCGGATGATGGGTTGGATGAGCTTTTTGGCTTCCGTCAATTCGAGGCTGTTTATTAATCCCTCGAGGGTGGTGCGCCGTTCCTGCATTAATCGTTCTGCTTCGACCGGGGTACTCTCAAAGGCGTAATCTTCTTGCAGTTGGATCAAACTCAGGGGATGCACGACAGCAGGCGGTTGTCCTTGCCCTGCAAGCGAGATCGCTAATTGCAACAAACCGCGCTGCGTATCGGGATTTGCTACCGGAACCAGAATGCGATAATTGGGTGCGAGTTCCTGCGTTTCATCCTCCACCGTATCCAAACGAATCAGGCGTTTCGGGAATGTCCATTCCAACAGCGGCGAAGTCATGAACGTCGTTACTAAAGCCATAATCACCAACATCGCAAACAGTAACGGCGAAATAACGCCCAGGCTCAACCCAATATTAAGAACGATTAACTCCGTTAGTCCGCGCGTATTCATCAGCCAGCCTAAAGCCGAAGCTTCTCGATTTTCAATCCCGCAAACCCTTGCAGCAATGTATGTTCCCGCGTATTTGCCAATGACGGCAACCCCTAAAATAGCTGCGCACAATCCCCAGAGTTCCGGGCGATCTAACAGACCAATTTGCGTTCGCAAACCGCTATAAGCAAAAAATACGGGTAGCAAGAAAATTAAAACAAAATCTTCGGTTTTTTCGGCAATTTCTCTCGTTAATCCTGCATTTTTAGGCATAACTGCCCCTAACAGAAATGCTCCAAAAATTAAGTGAATTCCAATAAATTCTGTAATTAAGGCAGAAGCAACAACTGCCATATAAATTCCCGCAAGGGTCAATTGTGTCAAACGCCCTCTGCGGTTGTAATATTTTGCCAACCGTTTCAAGAATTTTCGTCCGATTGTTAACATCAAAGCGATGTAGATTATCGATTCGATAATCGTAGGTAAAGCACCCGTCATACTATTGGTTCGCGTTACCGCGATCGCGACGGCGAGCAAACACCACGCTGTCACGTCATCCACCGCCGCACAAGTTAAGGCTAACGTACCCAATCGCGTATTTTGTAGGTTATTTTCAGTAATAATTCTGGCTAGAACTGGAAAGGCAGTAATCGACATTGCTGCGCCTAAAAACATCGCAAAAGCAGTAAAAGAGACGCTGTTATTCGAGACTTGCGGGTACAGGAGCAACGCCAAAATACTTCCCAATGAAAAAGGAACCAGAATGCTAACGTGGGAAGTTAAGATTGCAATGTCTAAGTTCCCCTTTAGATATTTTGGGTTTAATTCTAAGCCGATCAAAAACATGAAAAAGATCAGCCCGACATCTGAAATAACCTCTAAAAAAGGGATTGTTTCTGGTGGAAATAAGGCTCCCGACCAGTGGGGAGCAATTAACCCCAATAGCGACGGGCCTAACATAATTCCGGCAACAATTTCACCAATAACTTGAGGCTGTTTTATCCAGCGAAAAGCCGAACCGACAAGACGCGAAATCCCGATGACAATAAGAACTTGAGCGAGAACGAGGACCGGTAAAGGCATAACTTTAAATCCATCAATTACAGCAAAGAGTTGAAAGCCAAGGGTACCTCGGACGATACTATCGTATAAGCGAGTTAAACAAAAATTTCTCTTAATTTAGTATTAAAATACTAATCTACAGAAAATTCTTGAAAGTGAACCGCGAATCTTGAATAATAGGAAGGATCGTTATTCCTTTGTGAAGCAAGGGAACAAAGAATTCGTTAGCAGAGTCGGCCCGGAAGCGGTCATGCTTGATGCTCGTCACGCCGTTCGTGCCTTGCAAGTAGCCTAAATTGCTAGAATACCTCAAAACCCCTAACGCAGAGCAAAGATTGTAGCTCTTCATTCAGATTAAGCGGGATACCAGATGCGGATATTTATTAGTACCGGGGAAGTTTCGGGCGATTTACAAGGCGGGTTGTTAGTGGAGGCGTTGTATCGCCAAGCGGCCGCTGCGGGCATCCCTTTAGAGATCGTCGCCTTGGGGGGCGATCGCATGGCAGCAGCGGGGGCAGAACTCCTCGGCAATACCAAGGGCATCGGTTCGGTAGGTTTGCTAGAAGCGATTCCCTTTATTCTGCCGACGTTGCAAGTGCAAAAAGCAGCAAAGCAATATCTGAAAAATAATCCGCCCGATCTTATTGTTTTAATCGACTACGCAGGGCCAAATAACGTTATCGGCAACTACGCACGCCAGCATCTCCCTAACGTGCCGATCGTCTACTATATCGCACCGCAGTATTGGATTTGGACACCATTTCCCAATGACATCAAAAAGATGATTGCAGTCACCGATCGCTTGCTAGCTATTTTCCCCGAAGAAGCGCGGTTTTTTGAAAAGCGAGGCGTATCGGTGGGATGGGTAGGACATCCCCTTGTCGATCGCCTCCAGAACCCGCCAAAGCGTGAGGAAGCGCGACAGGAATTAGGAATTGCCCCCGACGAACTCGCCATCTCTTTATTCCCCGTTTCGCGCCGCCAAGAAGTGAAATATTTATTCCCGAATTTATTTTCCGCCGCGCGAGAAGTTCAGGAGCAATTGCCGCAAGTTCGTTATATTATTTCCCTCTCGCTGCCGGTGTATCGCAAGCCGATTCAAGAACAGATCGATAAGCACGGGTTAAAGGCGATAATTTGGGAAGGACACAGTTTAACGGCAATGGCGGCGGCAGATCTGGCGATCGCGAAATCGGGAACGGTAAACCTGGAAATTGCCCTGATGGGTATTCCTCAATTGGTGGTGTATCGTCTCAGTCCGATTACCTTGGGGTTTGCGCGAACGGTGCTGAAATATCCTTCGCCGTTCCTCGCACCGCCGAACTTAGTGCTGATGGAACCGATTGTGCCGGAGTTGTTTCAAGAAGAGGCAACGCCAGAGAATATTGCTCAAAACGCGATCGATTTGCTGTTGAATCGAGAACGACGCAATAAAATGCTGCACGATTACCAACGGATGCGCGATTGTTTGGGAGAAGCAGGCGTGTGCGATCGCGCCGCGCGGGAAATCTTAGAGTATCGCAAATAAAGATTTACGGCCTCATTTCTCCATGAGCGAGGATCCCAGAACTCGGTACAATAGTCAATGTTTAAGGATTGTATACAATCTTGAGGAGCGCTCCGAATGGCAGAAGAAACGAATCCCCCAGAACAGCAGTCAGAACAGGTTGAAGCTGCCGCCGAACCCAAGGCACAAGACGCAGCAGATACACCAAAAGCGAAACCGCCCGCTAAAGAGAAGCCTCCCGCCGCCGAAAAAGCGAAAAAGCCCAAAGCCCCGGCAGTGGAAGACAAGCCCTTTACTGAATTTATGCAACAAGATTTCCTTCCCGCCTTGCAAACAGCAGCCGCGAAGGAAGGGGCAAAAGATATGAATCTCAAGTTTGTCAATGAAGCTGTTCCGATTGTCGGTGCTTCGGCGACGGAAGCTTGCTGGCAAGTACGCGGCAGTTGGGGAAGAGACAACTATCAGTTCAATATTTATTTCCCCGATGCCGATATTCAAGGCAAAAAAGGCTTTTCTTTTTCGACTAACGGTGCAAAGCCTAGCATTCTCGAATCGTTTATGATTGACGAACGTAAAGTCAGTTTGGATCTGATGGTGTTGTACGCCGTACAACGCCTGAATGCTGAAAAACTGTTAGCGAGAAATTAGCTCGAACCGTTTATCTGTAGCCGAATGAAAATTCTTCAGATCGTCCCTTCGATATCCTTAGTCTATGGCGGCCCCAGCCAGATGGTGAGGGGATTGTCCGCAGCTTTAGCAGCGCGAGGAGTTGAAGTGATGGTGCTGACGACGGACTCGAACGGCGATGCGGGACAACCGCCGTTAGATGTTCCGCTCGATCGCCCTGTCGCCGAAGATGGCTATCAAGTCCGTTATTTTCGCTGTTCCCCCTTTCGGCGTTATAAGTTTTCTGTCGAGTTGTTGCGCTGGTTGGGGCAGAACGCGCGAGAGTACGATTTAGCGCATATTCACGCGCTATTTTCGCCGGTGAGTACCGCAGCGGCGACGGTGGCGCGATCGCGCGGCTTGCCCTATATTCTCCGTCCTCTGGGGACGCTGGATCCGGCCGACTTACGGAAAAAGCAGCGTCTCAAGCAGATCTATGCAGCACTGTGGGAAAGGAAGAATATTGCAGGGGCGGCGGCGTTGCATTTTACGAGCGATCGCGAAGCCGAAATTTCTCATCGCTTCGGCGCGAAAACCCGAGATCTCGTACTTCCCCTCGGAGTCCAGTTATCAGAACTGCCACAGGCGGGTAAAGCAAGGGAAAAATGGGGAATTGCGCCGGAGATTCCCTTACTGTTATTTATGTCGCGCCTCGACCCCAAAAAAGGCTTCGATTTGCTGTTTCCCGCCTTAGAAGCCTTGCAATCGGAAGGGGTTGAGTTTCACTTCGTTTTAGCCGGATCGAATTCTCAAGCGCCCGATTACGAACGGCAAATTCGCGATCGCCTTTCCTCCTCTCCCCTTAATTCTCGCACTACCATTGCCGGATTTGTGACCGGCATCGATAAACTCGCCCTCCTGCGCGATGCCGATCTCTTCGTACTGCCGAGCTATTATGAAAACTTTGGCATTGCCGTTGCTGAAGCCATGCTTGCGGGTTTGCCCGTTGTCATTTCCGATCGCGTCGATCTCGAAGTAGACGTGCGCCAAGCCGGTGCGGGTTGGGTGGGTTCGTGTCAGATTGAAAGCTTGACAAACAACCTTCGTTCTGCAATAACGAATGAGGCAGAACGGCAACAGCGAGGGAAGAAAGCGCGCGACTATGCCTTAGAGCATTATAGTTGGGACGCGATCGCCGCTCGCACCCTTGAAGCCTACAAACGATTAATAATGAATAATGAATAGTGAATCGCTATTATTAGCGAATCGTAAAATTGTGAATTGTGCAACGCATAACCAATCGAAATTCGTTGTCAATCATCAATTATTATCGACAGTCGTACCCTTGAAGCTTGTTAATAATGAATAGTGAATCGTTATTATTGAATCGTAAATTGTGAATTGCGCGGCGGATAACCCATTAAAATTCGTTGTCAATTATCAATTCTCCATTATCCATTATTAAAGATGTCTAAATTCGTATTCGTCACCGGCGGTGTAGTCTCCAGTATCGGAAAAGGAATTGTCGCCGCGAGTTTGGGGCGCTTGCTCAAATCGCGAAACTACTCCGTTTCCATCCTCAAACTCGACCCCTATATTAACGTCGATCCCGGCACCATGAGTCCCTTTCAGCACGGCGAAGTGTTCGTTACCGAAGACGGCGCAGAAACCGACTTAGACTTGGGACATTACGAACGCTTTACCGACACCTCCATGTCGCGCCTCAACAGCGTCACGCAGGGTTCCATCTATCAAGCCGTCCTCAACAAAGAACGACGAGGCGACTACCAAGGCGGTACCGTCCAAGTCGTCCCCCACATCACCAACGAAATTCAATCGCGCATTGCCCGCGTCGCTCAAAACACCCATTCCGATGTCGTCATTACCGAAATTGGCGGCACGATTGGCGACATCGAATCGCAACCCTTCCTCGAAGCCATTCGCCGCTTTCGCAAAGAAGTGGGGCGCAATAACGTACTCTACGTCCACGTGACCTTAATGCCGTGGATTCCCTCCGCCGGAGAACTGAAAACCAAACCGACGCAACATTCCGTCAAAGAATTGCGCTCGATAGGCATTCAACCCAATATTTTAGTCTGTCGGTGCGATCGCCCGCTCCCGCCCGGAATTAAAGAAAAAATCTCCGAATTCTGCGACGTTCCCGTCGAATCCGTCATCACCGCCCAAGATGTCAGCAGCATCTACGAAGTTCCCCTCCGCCTCGAACGCGAAGGACTCGCCAAACAAACCCTTGCCCTGCTAGAACTTGAAGCTCGCCATCCCGACTTAAGCGCTTGGCAAACCCTCGTCGAACGCATGAGTGCGCCCAGCCGACACATCGAAATTGCCCTCGTCGGAAAATACATTCGTCTCAGCGATGCTTATCTTTCCGTTGTCGAAGCGCTACGCCATGCCGCCATCGCCTCGAACAGCGAAGTCAAACTGCGCTGGGTTAGCGCTGAAGACTTAGAAATCGACGGCGCAGCCAAACATCTCAAGGGCGTAAGCGGCGTTGTCGTTCCCGGCGGATTTGGCATTCGCGGTGTTGATGGCAAAGTCATCGCTATTGAATACGCGCGCCAAGAAAAAATTCCCTTCCTAGGATTATGTTTGGGAATGCAGTGCGCTGCGATTGAATGGGCGAGAAATATAGCCCGCTTAGAGCAAGCGAACAGTGCAGAGTTCGATAAAGATACTCCCAACCCTATCATTGCGTTACTGCCCGAACAAGAAGATGTGGTGGATTTAGGCGGTACAATGCGCTTGGGCTTGTATCCCTGTCGCATCGCCCCCGATACGCTCGCGGCTTCTCTCTACGGCGAAGAAGTGGTTTACGAACGCCATCGCCACCGCTACGAGTTTAATAATGCTTACCGCAACCTCTTTGTAGAAACCGGCTATCAAATCAGTGGAACTTCTCCCGACGGGCGTTTAGTGGAAATGATTGAATATTCAAATCATCCCTTCTTTATTGCCACTCAGTTCCATCCCGAATTTAGCTCTCGTCCGAGTAGCCCTCACCCTTTATTTCTCGGCTTTGTTAAAGCAGCCCTGGAATGGGATGATGCTGAAGATGCTTCCTCTACTTCGATGGCGAGCGAGTCATTGCCTTCCTTAGTACAAGTTGCTGAGGTATCCTAAAGGAGAGGCGATCGCGAGATTTAGTTCGTAAGTTGTGGGGAACGACAAATGCTTGTCGCTCCAAACCCGAACTAAAGGGAAGTGTCGGCAATCGTCTCGCACGATAAAATGCGATCGATCGATTCAGGAATATGTAGGAGCAGTCTTTTAGCATTTGCCTTGCGATCGGGAGGTTTTGTGGCACATTGGATCGAAATTAATTACGAACGGAAGAAATACTTTGTGGATCTCGACCGCATTGTAGTATTCGCCACCGCTCCTAACGGTCGCTTGACTTTTTGGCTGCCTGCCAGTTCGATTCCGATTATTCTCAGTCATTACAATGATGGGGACAGTTATTATCGGGTTCTCGAGTATATTAAAACGCTGAAAAGCTCATCTTTGAGCGGAAGTTGGGTGCGTCTCTTCTACGAACGTCAAGAATATTTGATCGATTTAAATTCGATTGGGAGTTTTTGTTATGCAAATCATAAGTTAACGTTTTGGCTTCCGGATAGTTCTATTCCTATTGTTTTAAGCCAACAAACAGAACCGGAAGCTTACGAAAAAATTCGGCATTTTATTAGCGAGAGAACTGGAAAGTCTATATAATTCGTAATTCGTAATTCGTAATTCGTAATTGGAGCGATGCAGAGAACGCTATTTTTTCATTTTCGGATCCAACGCATCGCGCAGGCCATCGCCGATATAATTAATGCTCAACACCGTTAAAAAGATCGCCAAACCCGGAAAAATCACTAAATGCGGCGCTTGGGTCATGTAATCTTTGGCTTTAAATAACATCTGCCCCCAAGTCGGGACATCGGGAGGAAATCCTAAGCCTAAAAAACTGAGTGTAGATTCGGTAATAATGGCAGTGCCGACGGCTAAAGTTGCAGCGACAATAATAATGCTGGCAGTGTTGGGTAAGATATGCGCCAAAATGATGCGTCGCGGATGCGCGCCGAGGGAACGGGCAGCTTGGACGAATTCCATTTGTTTGAGTTGCAGGAAGTTAGCGCGCACGAGACGGGCGACGGACATCCAGTTGAGTCCGCCGATGATGAGGACGATGAGGAAAAAGAGTCCGGTTTCTGGCCCTGCGATCGCGCGAGCGGTATCGCGGAATAAATAGACCATTAATAAGAGTAATGGCAATTGCGGCAGCGAGAGGAAGAGATCGGTAGCGCGCATCAGTAACGTATCGAGCCAGCCGCCATAATACCCGGAAATTGCCCCGATCGCGGTTCCCAAAGAAATTGCCACAGCCATCGCCGCTAAGCCCACCGCCAGGGAAATCCGCCCGCCAACCAGCATTCGCGCCAGTTGGTCTTGTCCGAGGTCGTTGGTGCCGAAGGGATGCGCCCAACTGGGGGAAGCCATCGATCGCGCGAAGTCGATGCGATCGGGGGGTGTCGTATAAACCCAAGGACCGATGATAACAGCTAGTGCGATCGCGCCTAAAATAATTGCGCCGAAAACCGCTAATTTATCGCGTCCGAACTGCCGGAGGGGAGATTCAAAATTCAAAATTCCTGCTCCCTATTCCCCCGACACCCATTATTCCGTCCCTCATGCTTCACAGGCGCAACAAAATATTAGAACAGTGGCTATCCGTACCGCAAGTATTGTACAACCCATAGCGATCGCTCAATTTTTTGACCGTTTCGGTTTGCGCGGGAGTCGATTGCCAAGGATTGGTTTTGCGGTAGGCGTAATAGGTTTCTACACCATCGATGCCCAATCCTACCGCCGTTGGAATCAAAAGCTTTGCGGGCTGGCGATAGCGCTCGGGATGCGCGAGTACCGCAAGTCCGCCTGCTTGATGAATCGCACAGATAATGCGTTCGGCCCGCGCTTCTTCTCCATCCTTATATTCCACTCTTTGGAGATAGGGCGCGATCGCGGGATGTTCGGGATCGAAAGCATACCCTAAAATATGCACATTCGTATCAAGCAGCCGCGCCGTAATCTCTACGCCTACCCAAAGGTGAGGGAACAGACATTCGGGCTTGCGCATCCGCATTTCTTCGAGCCAAGATTGCGCCGCTTCATAGCCCCGCACGGTATGATGGTCGGTAATAGCTAAACCTTGCAAGCCAACTTGTAGGGCTTGTTTCATCACAGCTTCCGGCTTAAGTTGACCGTCCGAACAAACCGTATGTAAATGAAAATTGTAGGTGTAGGGACAGCTATTCGGTTTAATATTTTCCCAAACTCGAACGAGGCGATCTTTGTCTCGGGCAGCGAGATCGGGAGACGCTAAAGCGCGAACCGTGGAAATTGCCATAATGCTTTGATGGTTAGGTGGGGTTAAGCGATCGCGAGCAGTTTTTTCCCTCGCGGAATATAAAATTCACAATGCAAAATTCAAGATGCTTCCCCAGAGAGGATGTAAACGTAATTTGACGGGTTGTCCGCTCTGCGCCGTATATTGAACTATCCCTGAGAACGTTGAAGATTGCTAAGCGTTGACTTTAAGTTAGTGTAACAAAAACGAACTCAGAAGGTTTGTTGTGTATTTAGCAGCGTTTTACGAATCGATTCCCTTTGAGCCAGCTTTGTAGAATTTCATCAAAATTTTTTATTTCTAGCTTTAGCGCGGCTGATGTTCGGAAAACGCGATCGCTCTGTCAATCAGTTACAATCGATCGATAGAATTGCATCTTCAAGTTGTATCGAACGCAACCGTTTATGGAAGTTATCCCTGCCATCGATTTGCTCGAAGGTCGCTGCGTGCGACTCTATCAAGGCGACTACCAACAATCGCAGGTGTTTAGCGAAAATCCCACCGAGGTGGCGCGGCGCTGGGAAAGTGAAGGAGCAACACGCTTGCATTTAGTCGATCTCGACGGAGCCAAGCAAGGGCATCCCGTCAATACAGATGCGATCGCCTCTATCGTCCGCGCTATCTCAATTCCCGTGCAAGTCGGGGGCGGATTGCGCGATCGAGAAGGAATATCGAAACTGCTCGATTTGGGAGTCGATCGCGCGATCGTCGGTACGATTGCCGTAGAAAAGCCAGAACTCGTACAAACCCTGACTCGAGAATTCCCCCAAAAAATTGTCGTTGGAATCGACGCGCGCGACGGACAAGTCGCAACCCGAGGCTGGTTGGAAACCTCCCACATCGCCGCCACCGAACTCGGACAGCAAATGGCAGAAATTGGCGCGGCAGCGATTATTTACACCGATATTCACCGCGATGGTACTCTGGCGGGGCCGAACTTAGAAGCCTTACGCGAGATGGCAAAAGCGGTAGAAATTCCCATTATCGCATCCGGCGGCATCGGTTCGCTGACCGATTTATTGAGTTTGCTCGCCCTCGAACCGGCGGGCGTGACCGGCGTTATCGTCGGTAAAGCACTCTACAGCGGCGATGTGTCGCTGGTTGAAGCGGTTCGCGCGATCGGTTCCGGACGCTGGCAAGACGTACCACCGGGCGATAGCAGTTTTTCGACTTTCGCTTAAGGCAAGAGTCGAAAAACCGCTGTGATAAGGTAAATTGGGTAAAACCGTTTCCCTCCCCTAAAGGCGTGACCAGATAATTATTAATTCGTAATTCGTAATTCGTAATTTCAGGTCACAGAGCCACTAATTTTAATTAGGAAAAAGTAGCTCGATGCCTAGCAACGATATTCAAGCCCCTGACTTGAGTTGTAGGGTGATAATTACAACCTACATTTCGACAGGTGCTGTACTGCGATGTCCCGAGCTTGCTGAAGGGATATTGCGATCGTTGAGCTTGCCGAAATGCAGAAGCGCTCAATGACCGCGAATTATTAATTACGAATTATGTTGACAGCTTATGCACGACGACGAGCGCCAAGAACAAGAAATTCAACGAGAACTCGATCCTCAATCTCTTGCCGAGATTCAGAAGCGCGAGG
The sequence above is a segment of the Oscillatoria sp. FACHB-1406 genome. Coding sequences within it:
- a CDS encoding cation:proton antiporter; the protein is MPLPVLVLAQVLIVIGISRLVGSAFRWIKQPQVIGEIVAGIMLGPSLLGLIAPHWSGALFPPETIPFLEVISDVGLIFFMFLIGLELNPKYLKGNLDIAILTSHVSILVPFSLGSILALLLYPQVSNNSVSFTAFAMFLGAAMSITAFPVLARIITENNLQNTRLGTLALTCAAVDDVTAWCLLAVAIAVTRTNSMTGALPTIIESIIYIALMLTIGRKFLKRLAKYYNRRGRLTQLTLAGIYMAVVASALITEFIGIHLIFGAFLLGAVMPKNAGLTREIAEKTEDFVLIFLLPVFFAYSGLRTQIGLLDRPELWGLCAAILGVAVIGKYAGTYIAARVCGIENREASALGWLMNTRGLTELIVLNIGLSLGVISPLLFAMLVIMALVTTFMTSPLLEWTFPKRLIRLDTVEDETQELAPNYRILVPVANPDTQRGLLQLAISLAGQGQPPAVVHPLSLIQLQEDYAFESTPVEAERLMQERRTTLEGLINSLELTEAKKLIQPIIRTTNDVARETIQIARLDRADLILVGWHRPTFSSNRLGGRVGQILRGAPVDVAVFVDRGRTRLNTLLVPYAANVHDDLALELALRLLVNDDSRQLTILRPEPEAEPSQALTHELQRLLDSLPPAARSRLEIVAVGNSQPLEAVIQASANVDLTLAGTTREWGIERHTLGSYTDELAVRCHSSLLIARCHLTARSHLKSVLTEASVPNPPQSEPI
- the lpxB gene encoding lipid-A-disaccharide synthase — protein: MRIFISTGEVSGDLQGGLLVEALYRQAAAAGIPLEIVALGGDRMAAAGAELLGNTKGIGSVGLLEAIPFILPTLQVQKAAKQYLKNNPPDLIVLIDYAGPNNVIGNYARQHLPNVPIVYYIAPQYWIWTPFPNDIKKMIAVTDRLLAIFPEEARFFEKRGVSVGWVGHPLVDRLQNPPKREEARQELGIAPDELAISLFPVSRRQEVKYLFPNLFSAAREVQEQLPQVRYIISLSLPVYRKPIQEQIDKHGLKAIIWEGHSLTAMAAADLAIAKSGTVNLEIALMGIPQLVVYRLSPITLGFARTVLKYPSPFLAPPNLVLMEPIVPELFQEEATPENIAQNAIDLLLNRERRNKMLHDYQRMRDCLGEAGVCDRAAREILEYRK
- a CDS encoding DUF2996 domain-containing protein, which codes for MAEETNPPEQQSEQVEAAAEPKAQDAADTPKAKPPAKEKPPAAEKAKKPKAPAVEDKPFTEFMQQDFLPALQTAAAKEGAKDMNLKFVNEAVPIVGASATEACWQVRGSWGRDNYQFNIYFPDADIQGKKGFSFSTNGAKPSILESFMIDERKVSLDLMVLYAVQRLNAEKLLARN
- the hpsP gene encoding hormogonium polysaccharide biosynthesis glycosyltransferase HpsP; this translates as MKILQIVPSISLVYGGPSQMVRGLSAALAARGVEVMVLTTDSNGDAGQPPLDVPLDRPVAEDGYQVRYFRCSPFRRYKFSVELLRWLGQNAREYDLAHIHALFSPVSTAAATVARSRGLPYILRPLGTLDPADLRKKQRLKQIYAALWERKNIAGAAALHFTSDREAEISHRFGAKTRDLVLPLGVQLSELPQAGKAREKWGIAPEIPLLLFMSRLDPKKGFDLLFPALEALQSEGVEFHFVLAGSNSQAPDYERQIRDRLSSSPLNSRTTIAGFVTGIDKLALLRDADLFVLPSYYENFGIAVAEAMLAGLPVVISDRVDLEVDVRQAGAGWVGSCQIESLTNNLRSAITNEAERQQRGKKARDYALEHYSWDAIAARTLEAYKRLIMNNE
- a CDS encoding CTP synthase; amino-acid sequence: MSKFVFVTGGVVSSIGKGIVAASLGRLLKSRNYSVSILKLDPYINVDPGTMSPFQHGEVFVTEDGAETDLDLGHYERFTDTSMSRLNSVTQGSIYQAVLNKERRGDYQGGTVQVVPHITNEIQSRIARVAQNTHSDVVITEIGGTIGDIESQPFLEAIRRFRKEVGRNNVLYVHVTLMPWIPSAGELKTKPTQHSVKELRSIGIQPNILVCRCDRPLPPGIKEKISEFCDVPVESVITAQDVSSIYEVPLRLEREGLAKQTLALLELEARHPDLSAWQTLVERMSAPSRHIEIALVGKYIRLSDAYLSVVEALRHAAIASNSEVKLRWVSAEDLEIDGAAKHLKGVSGVVVPGGFGIRGVDGKVIAIEYARQEKIPFLGLCLGMQCAAIEWARNIARLEQANSAEFDKDTPNPIIALLPEQEDVVDLGGTMRLGLYPCRIAPDTLAASLYGEEVVYERHRHRYEFNNAYRNLFVETGYQISGTSPDGRLVEMIEYSNHPFFIATQFHPEFSSRPSSPHPLFLGFVKAALEWDDAEDASSTSMASESLPSLVQVAEVS
- a CDS encoding ABC transporter permease, with amino-acid sequence MNFESPLRQFGRDKLAVFGAIILGAIALAVIIGPWVYTTPPDRIDFARSMASPSWAHPFGTNDLGQDQLARMLVGGRISLAVGLAAMAVAISLGTAIGAISGYYGGWLDTLLMRATDLFLSLPQLPLLLLMVYLFRDTARAIAGPETGLFFLIVLIIGGLNWMSVARLVRANFLQLKQMEFVQAARSLGAHPRRIILAHILPNTASIIIVAATLAVGTAIITESTLSFLGLGFPPDVPTWGQMLFKAKDYMTQAPHLVIFPGLAIFLTVLSINYIGDGLRDALDPKMKK
- a CDS encoding PHP domain-containing protein, producing MAISTVRALASPDLAARDKDRLVRVWENIKPNSCPYTYNFHLHTVCSDGQLKPEAVMKQALQVGLQGLAITDHHTVRGYEAAQSWLEEMRMRKPECLFPHLWVGVEITARLLDTNVHILGYAFDPEHPAIAPYLQRVEYKDGEEARAERIICAIHQAGGLAVLAHPERYRQPAKLLIPTAVGLGIDGVETYYAYRKTNPWQSTPAQTETVKKLSDRYGLYNTCGTDSHCSNILLRL
- the hisA gene encoding 1-(5-phosphoribosyl)-5-[(5-phosphoribosylamino)methylideneamino]imidazole-4-carboxamide isomerase, giving the protein MEVIPAIDLLEGRCVRLYQGDYQQSQVFSENPTEVARRWESEGATRLHLVDLDGAKQGHPVNTDAIASIVRAISIPVQVGGGLRDREGISKLLDLGVDRAIVGTIAVEKPELVQTLTREFPQKIVVGIDARDGQVATRGWLETSHIAATELGQQMAEIGAAAIIYTDIHRDGTLAGPNLEALREMAKAVEIPIIASGGIGSLTDLLSLLALEPAGVTGVIVGKALYSGDVSLVEAVRAIGSGRWQDVPPGDSSFSTFA